A genomic region of Miscanthus floridulus cultivar M001 chromosome 3, ASM1932011v1, whole genome shotgun sequence contains the following coding sequences:
- the LOC136545184 gene encoding uncharacterized protein, which yields MASANESPAGASTTTAFDGGKCIVNIANIPTLNGTNHRVWREKYELELALGEVDFAITSPCPTEPEDPVRGDNESDADFASRKRDHAEIRMKYDLEHRQWTLSNRKCLLVAKATIEEQIRGSIPECATAKEYLEKIKSQFTGSTKATASSLIKKLVNEKFTGGSIREHILKMNTTASKLKEMNLKEEDFLIHLIFASLPKEYDTFIVNYNMQPERWGIERLISMCAQEEERIKSSQGESAHFVKDNKRKNFNGKNSKPQGKSKWDKSSSSSSQGKKPQDSENQQYGGAEKDQCKHCFKKGHYKRDCPDFLKSLLKKGVKWDENLAKRRKND from the exons atggcgtccgccaacgaaagcccggccggagcttcaacaactacggcgTTTGACG gaggcaaatgcattgtgaacattgccaacatcccgacactcaacggaaccaatcaccgtgtgtggcgggagaagtatgaattggaacttgcgttgggagaggtcgattttgccatcacctcaccgtgtcccactgagccagaggacccggtgagaggtgacaatgaatctgacgctgatttcgcttctcggaagcgtgatcatgctgaaataagaatgaaatatgaccttgaacataggcaatggactctctccaaccgcaagtgcctgttggtagccaaagccaccatagaagaacagataaggggctcaatccctgaatgtgctactgctaaagaatatcttgagaaaatcaagagtcagtttactgggtctaccaaggccacagcaagttcactgattaagaagcttgtgaatgagaaattcactggtggtagcataagagagcacattttgaagatgaacactacggcatctaagctaaaagaaatgaatttgaaggaggaggatttcctaattcatttgatttttgcttctttgccgaaagaatatgacaccttcattgtgaactataatatgcagcctgaaagatggggcatagaaagactcatctcaatgtgtgctcaagaagaggagaggataaagtcctcacaaggtgaatctgctcattttgtgaaggacaacaaaagaaagaactttaatggcaagaattctaaaccacaagggaaatcTAAGTGGGATAAGTCCTCTTCCTCcagttcacagggaaagaaaccccaggattctgagaatcagcagtatggtggagctgaaaaagatcagtgcaagcactgcttcaagaagggacactacaagagggattgtccagacttcctgaaatctctgctaaagaaag gggttaagtgggacgagaaccttgcaaagaggagaaagaacgattaa